A stretch of Aerococcus urinaehominis DNA encodes these proteins:
- the ileS gene encoding isoleucine--tRNA ligase, whose amino-acid sequence MKMKDTLNLGKTKFPMRGNLPVKEVERQKVWADADVYGQRQAKNEGKPTFVLHDGPPYANGNIHIGHAMNKISKDIIVRSKSMSGYRAPYVPGWDTHGLPIEQALTNSGVDRKSMSTAEFRKLCEEYAWQQINGQRNDFKRLGVAGEWDNPYVTLDPVYEEQQIRLFGKMASRGLIYQGKKPVYWSPSSESTLAEAEIEYKDVESDSIYVAFQVKESFGKLPSDTNFIIWTTTPWTLPANLAIAVHPDFDYSLIAVNDSHYLVASDLLDQVAGICNLEGYQVVGQFKGRDLEKMTAQHPFYDRDSLVILGDHVTLDAGTGLVHTAPGHGEDDYYAGLKYGLEPLSPIDDQGHYTDEAPGLEGVFYAKGNKLVLEKLKEVGALLHSSRFVHSYPHDWRTKKPVIYRATPQWFCSVDDIRDRTLEVIENEVEWLHPSGQTRIYNMIRDRGDWVISRQRIWGVPLPIFYAENGQAIMTEETIDHVASLIGQHGSSIWYELPAEELLPAGFTHPGSPNGKFTKELDTMDVWFDSGSSHAGVLETRPNLTFPADMYLEGSDQYRGWFNSSLLTSVAVNDQAPYRSVLSQGFVNDGEGRKMSKSIGNVVSPNDVAGQRGADILRLWVTSVDTRYDVRISDDILAQVAENYRRIRNTMRFMLGNLTDFDPTSDAVAYADLDSVDQFMLNQLNDLVANVRNAYDRYDFMEVTRSISNFLNIQMSSFYLDYSKDVTYIELADSPARRNMQTVMYQVTRDLTILLTPILVHTTEEIWPYLKEAEEFVQLTEFPEVKQYPNHDQLAEIWTAFITLRDQVNKSLEQAREDKVIGKSLEAHLTLYVDQAHQDLVDQVGPKLATYLIVSQLDVRPLKEADDQADQYDGLAIKVDHAHGETCVRCRGVYESVGTVTQAPELCQRCADIVINHFPEALEEEEE is encoded by the coding sequence ATGAAAATGAAAGATACTTTAAACTTAGGGAAAACTAAGTTCCCAATGCGGGGAAATTTACCAGTAAAGGAAGTCGAACGACAAAAAGTTTGGGCAGATGCCGATGTTTACGGCCAAAGACAAGCTAAAAATGAAGGCAAACCGACCTTCGTGCTCCATGATGGTCCCCCATACGCTAACGGTAATATCCACATCGGGCATGCCATGAATAAGATTTCTAAGGATATTATTGTGCGCTCAAAATCAATGTCAGGCTATCGGGCTCCTTACGTTCCGGGCTGGGATACTCATGGCCTACCAATTGAACAGGCCTTAACTAATTCAGGTGTTGACCGCAAGTCAATGTCTACTGCTGAATTTAGAAAATTATGTGAAGAATATGCTTGGCAACAAATTAATGGTCAACGAAATGATTTCAAGCGTTTAGGGGTTGCCGGCGAATGGGATAATCCCTATGTTACGCTGGATCCGGTTTATGAAGAGCAACAGATTCGCCTCTTCGGTAAGATGGCTAGCCGTGGCTTAATTTACCAAGGCAAGAAACCAGTTTACTGGTCACCATCTAGTGAATCAACTCTAGCTGAAGCTGAGATTGAATATAAGGATGTTGAATCTGATTCGATTTATGTAGCCTTCCAGGTTAAAGAAAGTTTTGGTAAGTTACCAAGTGATACGAACTTTATTATTTGGACAACCACCCCATGGACCCTACCAGCCAACTTAGCTATTGCTGTTCATCCGGATTTTGATTATAGCTTAATCGCTGTTAATGATAGTCATTACTTAGTAGCAAGTGACTTGTTAGACCAAGTGGCAGGTATTTGTAACCTTGAAGGCTACCAGGTAGTTGGTCAGTTCAAGGGCCGTGATTTGGAAAAAATGACAGCTCAACACCCATTCTATGACCGTGACTCATTGGTTATTTTAGGTGACCATGTTACCTTGGATGCCGGTACTGGTCTAGTCCATACTGCGCCTGGGCATGGTGAAGATGACTATTATGCTGGCTTAAAATATGGCTTAGAGCCCTTATCACCAATTGATGACCAGGGTCATTATACCGATGAAGCACCTGGCTTAGAAGGCGTCTTTTATGCTAAAGGTAATAAATTGGTGCTAGAAAAGTTAAAAGAAGTCGGTGCCTTATTACATAGCAGCCGTTTTGTTCACTCTTATCCACATGACTGGCGGACTAAAAAGCCGGTTATTTACCGGGCGACACCACAATGGTTCTGCTCAGTGGACGATATCCGTGACCGCACCCTTGAAGTGATTGAAAACGAAGTAGAATGGCTCCACCCATCAGGTCAAACCAGAATTTATAATATGATCCGTGATCGGGGCGATTGGGTTATTTCTCGGCAAAGAATTTGGGGGGTACCATTACCAATCTTTTATGCTGAAAATGGTCAAGCAATCATGACCGAGGAAACCATTGACCACGTGGCTAGTTTAATTGGCCAACATGGCTCTAGTATTTGGTATGAGCTGCCAGCTGAAGAGCTACTTCCGGCCGGATTTACCCATCCAGGGTCACCGAATGGTAAGTTCACCAAGGAATTAGATACGATGGATGTTTGGTTTGATTCCGGTTCTTCTCATGCTGGTGTGCTAGAAACCCGTCCTAATCTAACCTTCCCTGCTGATATGTATCTTGAAGGGTCTGACCAATACCGAGGCTGGTTCAACTCCTCATTATTAACGAGTGTAGCAGTTAACGACCAAGCACCTTATCGGTCAGTCTTATCTCAAGGTTTTGTAAATGATGGTGAAGGCCGCAAGATGTCTAAGTCGATTGGTAATGTTGTATCACCTAATGATGTGGCTGGTCAAAGAGGAGCCGATATCTTACGCTTATGGGTGACGTCAGTAGATACCAGGTATGATGTGCGGATTTCAGATGATATCCTGGCGCAAGTTGCTGAAAACTATCGTCGGATTCGTAATACCATGCGCTTTATGCTCGGAAACTTAACTGACTTTGATCCAACCAGTGACGCGGTTGCCTACGCTGACTTAGATTCAGTTGACCAATTTATGCTTAACCAATTAAATGATTTGGTCGCTAATGTTCGTAATGCCTACGACCGCTACGATTTCATGGAAGTAACACGCTCAATTTCTAACTTCTTGAATATTCAGATGTCTAGCTTCTATTTAGATTATTCAAAGGATGTTACCTATATCGAGCTGGCGGATAGCCCAGCCCGTCGCAATATGCAAACGGTTATGTATCAAGTGACGCGTGACTTAACGATTCTGTTAACCCCAATCTTGGTACATACCACTGAGGAAATTTGGCCTTATCTGAAAGAAGCAGAAGAGTTTGTACAATTGACGGAATTCCCTGAGGTTAAGCAATATCCTAACCATGACCAACTAGCAGAAATTTGGACCGCCTTTATTACCTTGCGTGACCAAGTTAATAAGTCTCTAGAGCAAGCTAGAGAAGATAAGGTAATCGGTAAATCTCTAGAAGCCCATCTGACCCTTTATGTTGATCAGGCTCACCAGGACCTAGTCGACCAAGTTGGGCCTAAATTAGCTACCTACCTAATCGTATCGCAATTAGATGTGCGTCCCCTCAAAGAAGCTGATGACCAAGCAGATCAGTATGACGGCCTAGCTATCAAAGTCGACCATGCACACGGGGAAACCTGTGTCCGTTGCCGGGGGGTTTACGAATCAGTTGGTACGGTTACTCAGGCGCCAGAGCTTTGTCAACGCTGTGCTGATATTGTGATTAACCATTTCCCTGAAGCATTAGAAGAAGAGGAAGAATAG
- a CDS encoding cold-shock protein, translating into MFLGQVKSYDPKRGYGFITIPNHPEEGEVFVQRQAFAHTSLDQLVVGQEVYLEIAEGKQGPQAVNLQIK; encoded by the coding sequence ATGTTTTTAGGCCAAGTTAAGTCTTATGATCCGAAAAGGGGATATGGCTTTATTACCATTCCTAACCATCCCGAGGAAGGTGAAGTCTTTGTTCAAAGACAGGCCTTCGCGCATACCTCGCTTGACCAATTAGTTGTTGGCCAGGAGGTCTATCTGGAGATTGCTGAAGGTAAGCAAGGACCCCAAGCGGTAAATTTACAGATTAAATAA
- a CDS encoding GlsB/YeaQ/YmgE family stress response membrane protein, whose product MMGWIFSLIVGGIIGWLAGLIAGRDVPGGVVGNIIAGLLGSSLGGWLFGDWGPTVSGMAVVPATIGAVILVLLFSLISRKM is encoded by the coding sequence ATAATGGGTTGGATTTTTAGTCTAATCGTCGGTGGTATCATTGGCTGGTTAGCCGGACTAATCGCTGGTCGTGATGTACCAGGTGGTGTCGTTGGTAACATCATTGCTGGTCTCCTCGGTTCTTCACTAGGTGGCTGGCTGTTTGGTGACTGGGGCCCTACTGTATCAGGCATGGCTGTAGTACCTGCTACAATCGGTGCAGTAATCTTAGTCCTGCTATTTAGCCTGATTTCACGGAAAATGTAA
- a CDS encoding toxic anion resistance protein yields MTKSENNFKQVSIDEILAADLAPDQPSANNQDHDTQLFDQLSEADQQQAQALAATIQEDELNGLSNFGSRAQEQIGQFSRDILGQVKNKDSGAVGDQLRQLITILNQSKPKELQGEEEKGLFSWFRKQKSSLFELNLKYQKLDSQVDQVAQQLNQHRLNILNDSEQLEALYQQNYNYFQALNIYLAAGQLKLNEINQEKLPQLRQALESRPTGEDMAYQELADLEQFTNRLEKRIYDLKVTRQLTIQQAPQIRLIQYSNQLLAEKIQSSISTAIPLWRNQIALALALNKQKAALESQQAVSQATNQLLKENAQLLRQSNREVMLESERGIIDIETLEASQADLLASIDESLTIQAEGRQKRQAAEAKLQDMEQEIRQRLMTGNK; encoded by the coding sequence ATGACCAAATCAGAAAATAATTTTAAGCAAGTAAGCATCGATGAAATTTTAGCTGCTGACCTAGCTCCCGACCAACCATCCGCTAATAATCAAGACCATGATACCCAACTTTTTGACCAATTAAGCGAAGCTGACCAGCAGCAAGCCCAGGCCTTAGCAGCTACAATTCAAGAAGATGAACTAAATGGCTTAAGTAATTTCGGCAGCCGGGCCCAAGAGCAAATTGGACAATTTTCACGAGATATACTGGGCCAGGTCAAAAACAAAGATAGTGGTGCTGTGGGGGACCAATTAAGGCAATTAATCACCATCCTTAACCAATCTAAACCTAAAGAGCTACAAGGAGAAGAAGAAAAAGGACTTTTTTCCTGGTTTAGAAAGCAAAAATCTTCCCTTTTTGAACTTAACCTTAAATATCAAAAGCTAGACAGCCAAGTCGACCAGGTTGCCCAACAACTCAACCAACACCGTTTAAATATCCTTAATGATAGTGAACAACTGGAAGCCCTTTACCAGCAAAATTACAATTATTTCCAAGCCCTTAATATCTACTTGGCAGCTGGCCAGTTAAAATTGAATGAAATTAACCAAGAAAAGCTACCTCAATTGAGACAAGCACTTGAAAGCAGACCAACCGGTGAAGATATGGCTTATCAAGAATTGGCTGATTTAGAGCAGTTTACCAATCGTTTAGAAAAGCGAATTTATGACCTTAAAGTGACCAGACAACTCACCATCCAGCAGGCCCCTCAAATACGTTTAATCCAGTATAGCAACCAGCTCTTAGCTGAAAAAATTCAGTCCTCTATTTCAACAGCGATTCCGCTCTGGCGTAATCAAATTGCTTTAGCCTTAGCTTTAAACAAGCAGAAAGCTGCTTTAGAATCCCAACAGGCGGTCAGCCAAGCCACCAATCAATTACTGAAAGAAAATGCCCAACTACTGAGACAGAGTAACCGCGAAGTTATGCTAGAAAGTGAGCGCGGTATTATTGATATTGAAACCTTGGAAGCTAGCCAGGCCGACCTGTTAGCTAGTATTGACGAAAGTCTCACTATTCAAGCTGAAGGTCGCCAGAAACGGCAAGCAGCTGAAGCCAAGCTCCAAGATATGGAGCAAGAAATTCGCCAAAGGCTTATGACAGGAAATAAATAG
- a CDS encoding 5-bromo-4-chloroindolyl phosphate hydrolysis family protein yields MLATVILFICLISMTSWQTSLGLIAIIWLLLWGYQAKNKQAPSKKLSARRYDFYRSQGLTNRDIHVYRQQMQVSLDKINQVLNFQSSDPRVKAVFNHWQIKKLLKQYFKAINRAPKRLDQASRFIFKDLDQLVHLIDNYQQVDSDILKRTNYQKQQSLIAGIDEIASHIHQDYQDFINLDKEIHYDQIRK; encoded by the coding sequence ATGCTAGCCACAGTAATACTATTTATTTGCCTAATCAGTATGACCTCCTGGCAAACTAGCTTAGGCCTAATTGCTATCATTTGGCTACTTTTGTGGGGTTATCAAGCTAAAAATAAACAGGCGCCATCAAAAAAATTATCGGCGCGTCGCTATGATTTCTACCGCAGCCAGGGTTTAACCAACCGCGACATCCATGTCTACCGCCAGCAAATGCAGGTTAGCTTGGATAAAATTAATCAAGTATTAAACTTTCAAAGCTCAGACCCACGTGTAAAAGCAGTTTTTAATCACTGGCAAATAAAAAAACTATTAAAACAATACTTTAAGGCGATTAACCGAGCCCCTAAAAGACTTGACCAAGCCAGCCGTTTCATCTTCAAGGACCTCGACCAATTGGTCCATTTAATTGATAACTACCAGCAAGTAGATAGCGATATATTAAAACGAACCAATTATCAAAAGCAGCAAAGTCTCATCGCTGGCATAGATGAAATAGCCAGCCATATTCACCAAGATTATCAAGATTTTATTAACCTAGATAAGGAGATTCATTATGACCAAATCAGAAAATAA
- a CDS encoding NUDIX hydrolase — protein sequence MEFGEKTLSKQTIYEGAILDLEVHQVALQDGNQAKREIIRHQPAVAILALVDDKIILVKQYRKAIDRAILEVPAGLVDPGEDWLAAAQRELEEETGYQADSWTKLFGGYLSPGYLDEYLQIYHADQLRLVDQPLAQDEDEHIELVRLTLDQALDMVNQGEICDYKSFCAIQYWQLLKAGGHNG from the coding sequence ATGGAGTTCGGTGAAAAAACCCTTAGTAAGCAAACAATTTATGAAGGAGCTATTCTAGATTTAGAGGTCCACCAAGTAGCTTTACAGGATGGTAATCAGGCCAAGCGTGAAATCATTCGCCACCAGCCAGCAGTTGCTATTTTAGCCCTGGTTGATGACAAGATTATCTTGGTTAAACAATATCGTAAGGCGATTGACCGGGCTATTTTGGAAGTACCGGCGGGCCTAGTAGATCCGGGTGAAGATTGGCTAGCTGCAGCTCAAAGAGAACTTGAAGAAGAGACCGGTTACCAGGCTGACTCTTGGACTAAATTGTTTGGCGGCTACCTTAGTCCTGGTTATTTAGATGAGTATTTGCAAATATACCATGCTGATCAATTGCGACTAGTTGACCAACCCTTAGCCCAAGATGAGGATGAGCATATTGAATTAGTTAGGCTAACCCTTGACCAAGCCTTAGATATGGTTAACCAAGGCGAAATATGTGACTATAAAAGTTTTTGTGCCATCCAGTATTGGCAACTACTAAAGGCTGGTGGTCACAATGGCTAA
- a CDS encoding 5'-methylthioadenosine/adenosylhomocysteine nucleosidase — translation MKIGIIAAMAAEIACYHQTISQVTSKTIGPVSLYQGQYAGHEIYFVESGIGKVNASIATTCLALEDLDLIINTGSAGAVADQLKVGDLVLASQAAYHDVDATAFGYAKGQVPQMPASYPMYQNERLAQSIDRLSQTNLYQGMIVSSDSFVASQAEISRIQREFPAALCTEMEGAAIAQTCYQFEIPCLIIRAISDTAAQDADVLFDEFIDQAGRDSAQLTLKLIEEGI, via the coding sequence ATGAAAATTGGAATTATTGCGGCCATGGCTGCAGAAATAGCATGTTACCACCAAACAATCAGTCAGGTTACAAGTAAGACGATTGGTCCCGTTAGCCTTTATCAGGGGCAATACGCTGGGCACGAAATTTACTTTGTTGAATCTGGTATTGGTAAGGTCAACGCTAGTATTGCGACAACTTGCTTGGCTTTAGAGGATTTAGATTTGATTATTAATACGGGTTCAGCTGGGGCGGTTGCTGATCAGCTGAAAGTAGGGGACTTAGTTTTAGCTAGCCAAGCGGCCTATCATGATGTAGACGCTACGGCTTTTGGTTATGCTAAAGGACAGGTGCCGCAAATGCCGGCTTCTTACCCGATGTACCAAAATGAGCGCTTAGCCCAAAGTATTGACCGCCTTAGTCAAACTAACCTTTACCAGGGTATGATTGTATCTAGTGATTCATTTGTTGCTAGTCAGGCTGAAATCAGTCGTATTCAAAGGGAGTTTCCAGCTGCCCTGTGTACAGAAATGGAAGGGGCAGCCATAGCGCAGACTTGCTATCAATTTGAAATTCCCTGCTTAATTATCAGGGCAATTTCTGATACAGCTGCCCAGGATGCGGATGTTTTGTTTGATGAATTTATTGACCAGGCTGGACGGGACTCAGCCCAGCTCACTTTGAAATTGATAGAAGAGGGGATTTAG
- a CDS encoding cysteine hydrolase family protein, whose translation MRALLVVDYTNDFVADQGSLTAGAPAQALEDTIYDLIADFHSNGDFVVYPTDLHSADDHYHPENKLFPPHNYADTWGRELYGKLADQYQDIASDDNVYFYDKRRYSAFAGTDLDIRLRERGIKELYIVGVCTDICVLHTAVDAYNLAYDIVIPAQAVASFNQAGHEWALDHFKSCLAAKVID comes from the coding sequence ATGAGAGCCTTACTCGTAGTTGACTATACTAATGATTTTGTTGCTGACCAGGGCAGTTTGACAGCTGGAGCACCGGCCCAAGCACTAGAAGATACGATTTATGATTTAATTGCCGACTTTCATAGTAATGGGGACTTTGTTGTTTATCCCACCGACCTCCATAGCGCTGATGACCACTATCACCCAGAAAATAAACTCTTCCCACCGCATAATTACGCGGATACTTGGGGCAGGGAGCTTTATGGTAAATTGGCTGATCAGTACCAGGATATTGCTTCAGATGATAATGTTTATTTCTATGATAAACGCCGCTATTCAGCCTTTGCTGGTACTGATTTAGATATTCGTCTGCGGGAGCGGGGCATTAAAGAACTTTATATTGTGGGTGTTTGTACTGATATTTGTGTACTCCATACAGCTGTTGATGCTTATAACTTAGCCTATGATATTGTGATTCCCGCCCAGGCAGTAGCTAGCTTTAATCAGGCTGGTCACGAGTGGGCCTTAGACCATTTCAAATCTTGTTTGGCCGCAAAAGTTATTGATTAA
- the rpsD gene encoding 30S ribosomal protein S4: protein MSRYTGPTWKVSRRLGISLSGTGKELNRRPYPPGQHGPGRRAKLSEYGLQLQEKQKLRYIYGMNEKQFHSLFLKAGKIREGKHGVNFMILLEQRLDNVVYRLGLASTRRQARQLVNHGHITVDGKRVDIPSYQVEVGQVIGVREKSKDLQIIKDSVEGLYGHVPYVEFDADKLEGSLSRLPERDEMIAEIDESLVVEFYNR from the coding sequence ATGTCACGTTATACAGGACCAACATGGAAAGTGTCTCGTCGTTTAGGCATTTCACTTTCTGGAACAGGAAAAGAATTAAACCGTCGCCCTTACCCACCAGGACAACATGGCCCAGGCCGTCGTGCTAAATTATCAGAGTACGGGCTACAGTTACAAGAAAAACAAAAACTACGTTATATCTACGGTATGAATGAAAAACAATTCCATTCACTATTCTTAAAAGCCGGTAAAATCCGTGAAGGTAAACATGGTGTTAACTTTATGATTTTATTAGAGCAACGTTTAGACAATGTGGTATACCGTTTAGGTTTAGCTTCAACACGTCGTCAAGCACGTCAATTAGTTAACCATGGTCACATTACTGTTGATGGTAAGCGTGTGGATATCCCTTCTTACCAAGTAGAAGTAGGCCAAGTTATTGGTGTTCGTGAAAAATCTAAAGACTTACAAATTATCAAAGACTCTGTAGAAGGTCTTTATGGTCACGTGCCATATGTTGAATTTGATGCTGATAAGTTAGAAGGTTCACTATCACGTTTACCAGAACGTGATGAAATGATTGCTGAAATCGATGAATCACTTGTCGTTGAATTCTACAACAGATAA
- a CDS encoding septation ring formation regulator EzrA codes for MGFLIGLLVIIVLILLGYGILYFLGRRQTKQNIQLDERKQEIMSIPVSDKLYTLRNKNLSGQTLRQYEKIQADWQAVTKYQLPEIESAMVTAQADTDKFSLVQAHQVSEKVAGLLDETDQEVQRIYQEVNDLLASEEAAEAGYQTSYDRYAKVRKQLLAHSYKYGDAQDTLEKNLSYIELDFTKYNQAMTDGDFVEAQDILKQINTDLDDLERMMKKIPELYQLVSEEYEEQYDDLVQGYQHMLAENYRFPNDVDVKEEINKVDKIIHEANQAIADADLNDAQSIIERAAHQIDDTYELMERELRAKDYIGKNQGGLQRRLDQVLKSNRYGILEIDRVSQSYILHGNEMGRMQDYADRIDRLAANFDYWNQKLAENIIAYTEVERNYQELEEDLQTIDKDQSLILASLSNLKQDERQVREAVYHYDLDIHNMKRTVDQYHLPGLSDSYLDLFFATDELIDSLEKKLNRVKLDMDEINHLSQAIEDNLDKLNQATEEIIDYALLTESAVQYANRFKISNPQIAEDIQITYDIFQNENDYEKAYRHIAQAIDRIDSQASQQVEALYQKDKANRQF; via the coding sequence GTGGGATTTTTAATCGGGTTACTCGTAATAATTGTCCTTATCCTACTAGGCTATGGTATCCTTTACTTTCTTGGTCGCCGACAGACCAAGCAAAATATCCAACTGGATGAACGTAAGCAGGAAATCATGTCTATTCCGGTTTCAGATAAACTATATACCCTGCGCAACAAGAACTTAAGTGGTCAAACTTTGCGCCAGTATGAGAAAATTCAAGCTGACTGGCAGGCGGTAACTAAGTACCAGCTACCAGAGATAGAATCTGCTATGGTAACTGCTCAAGCTGATACAGATAAATTTTCTTTAGTCCAAGCCCACCAAGTTTCGGAAAAGGTAGCTGGTCTACTAGATGAAACTGACCAAGAGGTGCAAAGGATTTATCAGGAGGTTAATGACCTACTGGCGAGTGAAGAGGCAGCTGAAGCAGGTTATCAGACTAGCTATGACCGCTATGCTAAGGTTCGTAAGCAGTTATTAGCTCATTCTTATAAGTATGGGGATGCTCAGGATACCTTAGAGAAGAACCTTTCATATATTGAGTTAGACTTTACCAAATATAACCAAGCGATGACAGATGGCGATTTTGTTGAAGCTCAAGATATATTGAAGCAGATTAACACAGATTTAGATGACTTAGAGCGTATGATGAAAAAAATTCCAGAGCTCTATCAATTAGTCAGCGAAGAGTATGAGGAACAGTACGATGATTTAGTGCAAGGTTACCAGCATATGTTAGCTGAAAATTATCGCTTTCCTAACGATGTTGATGTTAAAGAAGAAATTAATAAGGTTGATAAGATTATCCATGAAGCTAACCAAGCAATTGCAGATGCTGATTTAAATGATGCTCAATCAATTATTGAACGAGCTGCCCACCAGATTGATGATACCTATGAGTTAATGGAACGTGAACTCAGGGCTAAAGATTATATCGGTAAAAACCAGGGTGGCTTACAAAGACGCTTGGATCAAGTACTCAAGAGTAACCGATATGGTATCTTAGAAATAGATCGTGTGTCACAATCCTATATTTTGCATGGCAATGAAATGGGTAGAATGCAAGACTATGCTGACCGTATTGACCGATTGGCAGCTAATTTTGACTATTGGAATCAAAAATTAGCTGAAAATATTATTGCTTACACTGAAGTTGAGCGGAATTATCAGGAACTAGAAGAAGATTTACAGACGATTGACAAGGACCAATCTCTTATCCTAGCTTCTCTGAGCAATCTAAAGCAGGATGAGCGTCAAGTTCGCGAAGCTGTTTATCACTATGATTTAGACATTCATAATATGAAGCGAACGGTTGACCAGTACCATTTGCCAGGTCTTAGTGATAGCTATCTAGACCTATTCTTTGCTACTGATGAACTAATAGACAGTTTGGAGAAGAAGCTCAATCGGGTCAAGTTAGATATGGATGAGATTAATCACTTATCTCAAGCTATTGAGGATAATCTCGATAAGCTTAACCAGGCAACGGAAGAAATTATTGATTATGCCTTACTAACAGAATCAGCTGTCCAGTATGCCAACCGCTTTAAGATTTCTAATCCACAAATTGCTGAAGATATCCAGATTACTTACGATATTTTCCAAAATGAAAATGATTACGAGAAAGCCTACCGACATATTGCTCAAGCGATTGATCGGATTGATTCGCAAGCCTCTCAACAAGTTGAGGCCTTGTATCAAAAGGATAAAGCTAACCGCCAATTCTAA
- a CDS encoding cysteine desulfurase family protein, with protein MAIKAVKEYSMSPNIYFDNAATTPTFPEVVTSMVTTMEKFYANPSSLHKAGTRSQALLKQARQQIATSLGCQAEEIFFTSGGTEADNWAIKGTAWEKAQTGKHIITTKVEHPAVKEPMKRLEKQGFQVTYLDVDREGKIKIEDLAQAIRPDTILVSVMAINNEVGALQPIAAIGDLLNNYPTIHFHVDGVQSLGHFEKPLIHDRVDMLSLSAHKFNGPRGVGLLYKQANRKIVPLLEGGGQEFKQRSTTENLPGIVGMAKAMRLTLDQAPTVNQRHQKMMQKLRDFLADYSDRVTIFSPQDAASHVLCFALSGVRGEVMVHALEDEGIMVSTTSACSSRAQQASSTLAAMHVSNQAAKEAIRLSLGSHNQLEEMTRFISVYQEKLKHFERIQ; from the coding sequence ATGGCTATAAAAGCAGTAAAGGAGTATTCGATGTCACCTAACATATATTTTGATAATGCAGCTACGACACCAACTTTCCCTGAGGTCGTCACTAGTATGGTAACGACTATGGAAAAGTTTTATGCCAACCCATCCAGCCTACATAAGGCGGGCACTAGGAGCCAAGCTTTACTCAAGCAAGCGCGCCAGCAAATTGCTACTAGTCTGGGCTGCCAAGCCGAAGAGATTTTCTTTACTTCAGGGGGAACTGAAGCTGATAACTGGGCTATCAAGGGAACCGCTTGGGAAAAGGCGCAAACAGGAAAACATATTATTACTACCAAAGTAGAGCATCCAGCCGTTAAGGAGCCAATGAAAAGATTAGAAAAACAAGGCTTTCAAGTGACTTATTTAGACGTTGATCGAGAAGGTAAAATAAAGATTGAGGATTTGGCCCAGGCTATTCGCCCTGATACCATCTTAGTATCAGTGATGGCAATTAATAATGAAGTTGGCGCCCTACAACCGATTGCCGCTATCGGGGATTTACTTAATAATTATCCTACCATCCATTTCCATGTTGATGGGGTCCAATCCTTAGGTCACTTTGAAAAGCCACTGATTCACGACCGAGTTGACATGTTGTCCTTGTCAGCCCATAAATTTAATGGGCCACGTGGTGTCGGGCTCTTATACAAGCAAGCTAATCGTAAAATTGTCCCACTACTAGAAGGTGGTGGCCAAGAATTTAAGCAAAGATCAACTACTGAAAATTTACCTGGTATTGTTGGTATGGCTAAAGCAATGCGACTAACGCTTGACCAGGCTCCAACTGTCAACCAGCGCCACCAAAAAATGATGCAAAAACTGAGAGATTTCCTAGCAGACTATAGCGACCGGGTGACTATCTTTTCACCTCAGGATGCTGCCAGCCATGTGCTTTGTTTTGCTTTGTCAGGAGTAAGAGGCGAAGTTATGGTCCACGCCCTAGAAGATGAAGGGATTATGGTTTCGACAACCTCAGCCTGTTCAAGTCGGGCTCAGCAGGCCTCTTCGACCTTGGCAGCCATGCATGTTAGTAACCAGGCGGCTAAAGAGGCGATACGTCTCTCTTTGGGCAGTCACAATCAGTTGGAGGAAATGACGCGCTTTATATCAGTTTATCAAGAGAAGTTAAAGCATTTTGAACGTATCCAATAG